CACGCGCTGCGCGATGGCTGGAAGCCGATGCCGTCGGTGCGCTGGTCGCCGCAGCCGGGGCTGGAACTGCGCAGCGAGACCTTCGCGATCGAACGCGGCGGCCAGCCGGTGACGCTGCTGCGCCATCGCCTGCGCAACATCGGCACCACGCCGGTCAGCGGCACCCTCTCTCTGCTGGTGCGGCCGATGCAGATGAATCCGCCGTGGCAGAACGGCGGCCTGTCGCCGATCCACGATATCGCCGTCGACGGCGGCACCGTGCAGATCGACGGCCGCGCGCTGCTGACGTCGCTTAGCACGCCCAGCGGCGGTGGCGCCGAGGCGTTCGGCACGAACGGCGCCACCGAGATCACCCGCCACGTCGTCGCCGGCACGCTGCCGGCGCAGCAGCAGGCGCACGACGCCGACGGCCTGGCCGCGGCGATGCTGAACTACACGGTGCGCCTGGCGCCGGGTGCGCAACAGGACGTGGTGCTGGCGTTCCCGCTGGGCACTGCCAGCGCCGACGCCCAGGGCCGCCTGCCGCCGGCGCCGCCGCTGGACCGCGACGCCCTGCTCGCCGCCGGCCGTGGCGACGCGGGCCGCAGCTTCGACGCGCTGGCCGAGCAGGTCTCCGCGGACTGGCAGCAGCGCCTGGGCAACGTCGGCCTGCGCCTGCCCGACGCCAGCCTGGTGGACATGCTGCGCGCGCAGGCCGCGTACATGCTGATCAACCAGACCGGCCCGGCGATGCAGCCGGGGCCGCGCAACTACAACCGTTCCTTCATCCGCGACGGCATGGCCACCTCGGCGATCCTGTTGCGCATGGGCCAGGCGCAGGTCGCACGCGACTACCTGCAGTGGTACAGCGACCACGCGGTGCACCCGAACGGGTTGGTCTCGCCGATCCTCAACGACGACGGCAGCGTCAACGACGGTTTCGGCTCGGACCTGGAGTACGACAGCCAGGGCGAGTACATCGCACTGGTCGCCGACGTGGCGCGGCTGGACGGCGGCCCGGAGAGCGTGCGCGCCTACCTGCCGAAGGTGAAGCTGGCGATGCAGTTCCTGCAGGAGCTGCGCGAGCGCACCCTGGTGCCCGGCTACATGGCCGAGCAGCCGGCGCCGGAACGCTTCCGCGGCATCCTGGCCCCGTCGATCAGCCACGAAGGCTATTCCAGCCCCACCCACAGCTATTGGGACGACTACTGGGCGCTGAAGGGCTGGCACGACGGTGCCTGGCTGGCGGCATCGCTGGGCGATACCGCCACAGCGGCGTGGGCGCGCGAACAGTACGTGGCGCTGCGCACTTCGCTGGCCGCCTCGATCCGCGCCACCATGGCGTGGAAGGGCGCGGACTACATTCCCGCCGCGGCCGACCTGGGCGACGGCGATCCGACCAGCGTCTCCATCGCGCTGGATCCCACCGGCCAGCAGGACCTGCTGCCGGAGGCGGCGCTGCGCACCACCTTCGCCCGCTACCTGGAAGACGTGCGCCAGCGCAAGCAGCCCAATGCGCTGTGGGCCTACACCCCGTACGAGATGCGCAACGTGCTGACCTACGTGCATCTGGACCAGCCGCAGGTGGCCGACGAACTGCTGCAGGACCTGCTGCGCGACCGCCGCCCGTTCGAGTGGCAGGTGCTGGCCGAGGTGGTGCAGTCGCGGCTGCGCTTCCCGCGCTACCTGGGCGACATGCCGCATACCTGGATCGGCGCCGAGTACGCGCGCACGCTGTTCGGCATGCTCATGCACGAGGGCGACGATGCGCTGGTGCTGCTGCCCGGCGTGCCGCCGGCCTGGCTCGCCGACGATGGCCTGGCCGTGCAGCGCCTGCCCACCGCCTACGGCACGCTCGGCCTGCGCGCGCGCCAGCGCGACGGGCGGCTGCGGGTCGAACTCGACAGCGGCCTGCGTGCCGGTACCGCCGTGCGCGTGGTCTGGCCGACGCGCACGCGGCCGACCCAGGTGCGCGTGGACGGCCGCCGGATCGACCAATACGACGCCGGCGGCGTGACCCTGTCCAAGCCGTTCCGGACCCTGGAGGCACGCTGGTGAGCCCGCCCCCCGTCATGGCGCCGGACCAGCGCGCCAACATCACCATCAAGGACGTGGCGCGCCTGGCCAACGTGTCGGTGGCGACCGTGTCGCGCACCATGAACGGTCACCAGCACGTGGCCGAGTCGGTGCGCGCGCGCGTGCTGGAAGCCGCGCGCACCCTGCACTACGTGCCGCACCACGCCGCGCGCAGCCTGAGCAGCCGCCGCACCCACACCATCGGCGTGGTGCTGCCGGATCTGCACGGCGAGTTCTTCTCCGAATTGATCCGCGGCATCGACACGGTGGCGCGCGAGCGCGGCCTGCACCTGCTGGTGTCCAGCTACCACGGCGAACCGGAGCAGCAGCGGCTGGCGGTGCGGCGCATGCCCGGGCGCGTGGACGGCTTGCTGATCATGTCGCCGTCCCTGGCCAGCGATGCCGAGGACCCGGCCGACATGCTGCCCGGCACGCTGCCGGCGGTGCTGATGAACTGCGCCGAGCGCATCGGCGAGGCGCAGGTGCTCAACGTCGACAACTACGGCGGCGCGCGCGCCATGACCCGCCACCTGCTGGACGTGGGCCATCGCCGCATCGCCTTCATCGCCGGGCCGGACGACAACTTCGACGCGCGCGAGCGCCTGCGCGGCTACCGCGACGAACTGCGCGAGCGCTGCCCGCAGGTGGCGCCGCTGGTGCTGCCCGGCGCCTTCGACGAGGCCTCCGGCTACCGCGCCGGCGAAGCCCTGCTGCAGGGCCAGCGCCCGGACGTGGTGTTCGCCGCCAACGACATGATGGCGCTGGGCTGCCTGTTCGCCTTCACCCATGCCGGGCTGCGCGTGCCCGAGGACATCGCCCTGGCCGGCTTCGACGACGTGCCGATGGCACGCTACGTGCATCCGGCCCTGACCACCATGCGCGTGGACATCGCCGGCTTCGGCGCTCGCGCCA
This genomic stretch from Xanthomonas sacchari harbors:
- a CDS encoding LacI family DNA-binding transcriptional regulator codes for the protein MAPDQRANITIKDVARLANVSVATVSRTMNGHQHVAESVRARVLEAARTLHYVPHHAARSLSSRRTHTIGVVLPDLHGEFFSELIRGIDTVARERGLHLLVSSYHGEPEQQRLAVRRMPGRVDGLLIMSPSLASDAEDPADMLPGTLPAVLMNCAERIGEAQVLNVDNYGGARAMTRHLLDVGHRRIAFIAGPDDNFDARERLRGYRDELRERCPQVAPLVLPGAFDEASGYRAGEALLQGQRPDVVFAANDMMALGCLFAFTHAGLRVPEDIALAGFDDVPMARYVHPALTTMRVDIAGFGARAMQLLLAALEPHAAAAVSPASANAIAPQLIVRASSAQRGTAMD
- a CDS encoding discoidin domain-containing protein — encoded protein: MTAPVQAQDGRLPPRAQWQASSSSKQVKAQAIGYLIDGDASTRTAGAFSPGHWFQIDLGRAAQVGGVRLQWDTSNPEGFLLQTSRDGQRWDTVYTMADSLGGTETVFFAPHLARYLRLAAPARSADWGVSIYEMQPLGADAAQLRGVSAADAAALWQGGAAVAMPGKGAQARQLDIAFPRAFDSAGLIVEFAGAHGAAQLQAQDAAGRWRTLADDPQAGDSDSAYLAGTAPLPVRALRLRVDAAPGGVAPTLARLRLLGPKAVMTPMKRYQVAAQRGATRALFPASLHMQQTYWTAVGIHAGRQKSIFDEYGNLEAWKGAPLVQPLWRDVSGTAAGADGHALTHALRDGWKPMPSVRWSPQPGLELRSETFAIERGGQPVTLLRHRLRNIGTTPVSGTLSLLVRPMQMNPPWQNGGLSPIHDIAVDGGTVQIDGRALLTSLSTPSGGGAEAFGTNGATEITRHVVAGTLPAQQQAHDADGLAAAMLNYTVRLAPGAQQDVVLAFPLGTASADAQGRLPPAPPLDRDALLAAGRGDAGRSFDALAEQVSADWQQRLGNVGLRLPDASLVDMLRAQAAYMLINQTGPAMQPGPRNYNRSFIRDGMATSAILLRMGQAQVARDYLQWYSDHAVHPNGLVSPILNDDGSVNDGFGSDLEYDSQGEYIALVADVARLDGGPESVRAYLPKVKLAMQFLQELRERTLVPGYMAEQPAPERFRGILAPSISHEGYSSPTHSYWDDYWALKGWHDGAWLAASLGDTATAAWAREQYVALRTSLAASIRATMAWKGADYIPAAADLGDGDPTSVSIALDPTGQQDLLPEAALRTTFARYLEDVRQRKQPNALWAYTPYEMRNVLTYVHLDQPQVADELLQDLLRDRRPFEWQVLAEVVQSRLRFPRYLGDMPHTWIGAEYARTLFGMLMHEGDDALVLLPGVPPAWLADDGLAVQRLPTAYGTLGLRARQRDGRLRVELDSGLRAGTAVRVVWPTRTRPTQVRVDGRRIDQYDAGGVTLSKPFRTLEARW